One Halobaculum roseum DNA segment encodes these proteins:
- a CDS encoding PAS domain-containing protein gives METRAWVYHGALAPPVQYGMPGLEAFLDNAHDRIVLIDADGVYRYANAATELVVGYEPSEIVGTVERRRIGRIGIRARSVAPGLTPRRAGLATPAPSP, from the coding sequence ATGGAGACGCGGGCGTGGGTTTACCACGGAGCTCTCGCACCTCCGGTCCAGTACGGCATGCCGGGGCTGGAAGCGTTCCTGGACAACGCCCACGACAGGATCGTCCTCATCGACGCCGACGGCGTCTATCGGTACGCGAACGCCGCGACCGAGCTGGTCGTGGGGTACGAGCCGTCGGAGATCGTGGGGACGGTGGAACGGCGCCGAATAGGTCGAATCGGGATCCGGGCGCGGTCGGTCGCGCCCGGGCTCACTCCCCGTCGAGCCGGTCTTGCCACTCCTGCACCTTCGC
- a CDS encoding Single-stranded DNA binding protein: protein MDIDAHAEELASALGEDTEEVKRDLENLLEYSVPIDEAKQSVRRKYGGGGGGDATPSSVDIAEITPDSGNVTVTARVLTVGRRSIRYQGDDTVIREGELADGTGTISYTAWQDFGFEAGDTVTVGNASVREWEGAPELNLGESSSVAMESETLEVPYEIGGERDLVDLAAGDRGRTVEAKVLELEQRTIDGRDGETTIHSGVIGDETARLPFTDWQAREAVVEGAELRIEDVYVREFRGVPSVNLTEFTEVSPASVEVSDEAPRVSVGEAVTSGGMYDVEVLGNVLEVRDGSGLIERCPECGRLVQNGQCRSHGQVDPEDDLRVKAILDDGTATVTAILDRELTEEIYGGTLQDALEAARDAMSREVVADDIAETLVGREYRVRGHLSVDEYGANLDATEFEPSEDDPAARAADLLAEVDA from the coding sequence ATGGACATCGACGCACACGCCGAGGAGCTCGCCTCCGCTCTCGGCGAAGACACAGAGGAGGTCAAGCGCGACTTGGAGAATCTCCTGGAGTACAGCGTTCCCATCGACGAGGCCAAGCAGTCCGTGCGCCGGAAGTACGGTGGCGGCGGGGGCGGCGACGCGACCCCCTCGTCGGTCGACATCGCCGAGATCACGCCCGACTCGGGCAACGTCACGGTCACCGCGCGCGTGCTGACGGTCGGGCGGCGGTCGATCCGCTATCAGGGCGACGACACCGTCATCCGCGAGGGCGAACTCGCCGACGGGACCGGGACGATCAGCTACACCGCCTGGCAGGACTTCGGCTTCGAGGCGGGCGACACCGTCACCGTGGGCAACGCGAGCGTCCGCGAGTGGGAGGGCGCGCCCGAACTCAACCTCGGGGAGTCCTCGTCGGTCGCGATGGAGTCCGAGACCCTCGAGGTACCCTACGAGATCGGCGGCGAGCGCGACCTCGTCGACCTGGCCGCGGGCGACCGCGGTCGCACGGTCGAGGCGAAGGTGCTCGAACTCGAACAGCGCACCATCGACGGCCGCGACGGCGAGACGACGATCCACTCGGGGGTCATCGGCGACGAGACCGCCCGGCTCCCGTTCACCGACTGGCAGGCCCGCGAGGCGGTCGTCGAGGGCGCCGAGCTCCGGATCGAGGACGTGTACGTCCGGGAGTTCCGCGGCGTCCCCTCGGTGAACCTCACCGAGTTCACCGAGGTGTCGCCCGCGAGCGTCGAGGTCAGCGACGAGGCACCCCGCGTGAGCGTCGGGGAGGCGGTCACCTCCGGCGGGATGTACGACGTGGAGGTGCTCGGCAACGTGCTGGAGGTGCGGGACGGCTCCGGCCTCATCGAGCGGTGTCCCGAGTGCGGCCGGCTCGTCCAGAACGGGCAGTGTCGCAGCCACGGGCAGGTCGACCCCGAGGACGACCTCCGCGTGAAGGCGATCCTCGACGACGGCACCGCGACCGTCACCGCCATCCTCGATCGGGAGTTGACCGAGGAGATCTACGGCGGCACCCTACAGGATGCACTGGAGGCCGCCCGCGACGCGATGAGCCGCGAGGTCGTCGCCGACGACATCGCCGAGACGCTCGTGGGACGGGAGTACCGCGTGCGCGGCCACCTCTCGGTCGACGAGTACGGCGCGAACCTCGACGCGACCGAGTTCGAACCCAGCGAGGACGACCCGGCCGCGCGTGCCGCGGACCTCCTCGCGGAGGTGGACGCGTGA
- a CDS encoding metallophosphoesterase has protein sequence MGGSADRDPPSDRRSSPLVEPVPDAPAAVADLGGETGLLIADYHAGIEAGLRYERGVELDSAGDERRERVLDLLARTGADRLVVLGDLSHRVGGAGDAEREELEGLLSAVGVPVTLAPGNHDTGIAESFGDRIEATPPGGARLGDVGVLHGHTWPSPEVLGATVVCMGHEHVAVRLEDDVGGARAEKAWLRGPLSRAAFDGSVDLAGAGVEWRDPELIVFPAFNDRSGGTWVNVEGQGFLAPFLPDALVDGEAYLLDGTRLGAYRRI, from the coding sequence ATGGGCGGGAGCGCGGACCGGGACCCGCCGTCGGACCGGCGGTCGTCGCCGCTCGTCGAGCCGGTGCCGGACGCGCCCGCCGCCGTCGCGGACCTGGGCGGGGAAACCGGGCTGCTGATCGCCGACTATCACGCCGGCATCGAGGCCGGCCTCCGCTACGAGCGCGGCGTCGAACTCGACAGCGCCGGCGACGAGCGTCGCGAGCGCGTGCTCGACCTGCTCGCGCGCACCGGCGCCGACCGGCTCGTCGTCCTCGGCGACCTGAGCCACCGGGTCGGCGGCGCCGGCGACGCCGAGCGCGAGGAACTGGAGGGATTGCTGTCGGCGGTCGGCGTCCCCGTGACGCTCGCGCCCGGCAACCACGACACTGGGATCGCCGAGTCGTTCGGCGACCGGATCGAGGCGACGCCGCCCGGCGGCGCCCGCCTCGGCGACGTGGGCGTGCTCCACGGCCACACGTGGCCGTCGCCGGAGGTGCTCGGCGCGACGGTCGTCTGTATGGGCCACGAACACGTCGCCGTCAGGCTGGAGGACGACGTCGGCGGCGCGCGCGCGGAGAAGGCCTGGCTACGCGGGCCGCTCTCGCGTGCGGCCTTCGACGGTAGTGTTGATCTCGCGGGCGCCGGCGTGGAGTGGCGGGATCCGGAGCTGATCGTGTTTCCGGCGTTCAACGACCGCTCGGGCGGGACGTGGGTGAACGTCGAGGGACAGGGATTTCTCGCGCCGTTCCTCCCGGACGCGCTCGTCGACGGCGAGGCGTACCTCCTCGACGGTACCCGACTGGGTGCGTATCGTCGGATCTGA
- a CDS encoding coiled-coil protein has protein sequence MVTKEEVLEEYGLDQLDESRNVSLSEEELENDSKGQLIKKAGQLRDRRNELNQMASERASKRDDLNAKTREKVDEAQEHREMRDELNEQVQEHKESRNELNAEANELFDEVEEMKQDLELGSGKSIEELKEEIEDLEFKQQTEVLGTDEERELIEKIENKREKLAEKKGKVDQSDELEELIEEAEEVRSEASTHHQKVTELADEAQEHHNQMIEAYREADEIRDEADAMHELFVEAQESADQHHEDFVRVQKRLRELDKEEEEEKKEEREAKMEEEREEAEEIYQKFKEGETLDTEDLMKLQKTGLL, from the coding sequence ATGGTAACGAAAGAGGAAGTTCTCGAAGAGTACGGTCTCGATCAGTTGGATGAATCACGAAACGTCTCCCTTTCCGAGGAGGAACTGGAGAACGATTCGAAGGGCCAGCTGATCAAGAAGGCCGGTCAACTCCGCGACCGACGTAACGAGCTCAACCAGATGGCGTCCGAGCGCGCATCCAAGCGCGACGACCTGAACGCGAAGACACGCGAGAAGGTCGACGAGGCGCAGGAGCATCGCGAGATGCGCGACGAGCTCAACGAACAGGTCCAGGAGCACAAGGAGTCGCGCAACGAGCTGAACGCCGAGGCGAACGAGCTGTTCGACGAGGTCGAGGAGATGAAGCAGGACCTCGAGCTCGGCTCGGGCAAGTCCATCGAGGAGCTCAAAGAGGAGATCGAAGACCTTGAGTTCAAACAGCAGACCGAAGTCCTCGGCACCGACGAGGAGCGCGAACTCATCGAGAAGATCGAGAACAAGCGCGAGAAGCTCGCCGAGAAGAAGGGCAAGGTCGACCAAAGCGACGAGCTGGAGGAGCTCATCGAGGAGGCCGAGGAGGTCCGCTCGGAGGCGTCGACGCACCACCAGAAGGTGACCGAGCTGGCCGACGAGGCCCAGGAGCACCACAACCAGATGATCGAGGCCTACCGCGAGGCCGACGAGATCCGCGACGAGGCGGACGCCATGCACGAGCTGTTCGTGGAGGCACAGGAGTCGGCCGACCAGCACCACGAGGACTTCGTCCGCGTCCAGAAGCGCCTGCGCGAGCTGGACAAGGAGGAGGAAGAGGAGAAGAAGGAGGAGCGCGAGGCCAAGATGGAAGAGGAGCGCGAGGAGGCCGAGGAGATCTACCAGAAGTTCAAGGAAGGCGAAACCCTCGACACCGAGGACCTGATGAAGCTCCAGAAGACCGGGCTTCTCTGA
- the sppA gene encoding signal peptide peptidase SppA yields MADTTGRSVLGVAVLVAAAVIAALVGYVLFVVVPGDLAELIGVVLTVAVVAVALKVAGGTLASRFADYTVAEVAVEGPITRDGDSPSFPPAPGSPGADEVVDQIERADEDPNAEALLVKLNTPGGQIVPSEDIRLAAERFDGPTVGYATDTCASGGYAIAVGCDELWAREGSVVGSIGVIGSRPNVHELADRLGVSYEQFTAGEYKDAGLPLKEVTPDERAYLQGIVDDYYDQFVEQVAEGRDMDEEAVRETEARVFLGTEAHERGLVDGLGDREAVLDRIEELTGHEAVVEEFTPGRGLMRRLRGGAAATAYALGAGVADAVAGDGSTGGNGAGDMRFRR; encoded by the coding sequence ATGGCAGACACCACAGGGAGATCCGTCCTCGGCGTGGCCGTGCTCGTCGCCGCCGCCGTGATCGCGGCGCTGGTCGGCTACGTCCTGTTCGTGGTCGTGCCGGGCGACCTCGCGGAGTTGATCGGCGTCGTGCTCACCGTCGCGGTCGTCGCGGTCGCGCTCAAGGTCGCCGGCGGGACGCTGGCGTCGCGGTTCGCCGACTACACGGTCGCCGAGGTCGCCGTCGAGGGGCCGATCACCCGCGACGGCGACTCGCCATCGTTCCCGCCGGCGCCCGGATCGCCGGGCGCCGACGAGGTCGTCGACCAGATCGAGCGCGCCGACGAGGACCCGAACGCCGAGGCGTTGCTGGTGAAACTGAACACGCCCGGCGGCCAGATCGTCCCCAGCGAGGACATCCGGCTGGCGGCCGAGCGCTTCGACGGCCCGACGGTCGGCTACGCGACCGACACCTGCGCCAGCGGCGGCTACGCGATCGCTGTCGGCTGCGACGAGCTGTGGGCCCGCGAGGGCAGCGTCGTCGGCTCCATCGGGGTCATCGGTTCGCGCCCGAACGTCCACGAGCTGGCCGACCGCCTCGGCGTCAGCTACGAGCAGTTCACCGCCGGCGAATACAAGGACGCCGGCCTCCCGCTGAAGGAGGTCACGCCCGACGAGCGGGCGTACCTCCAGGGCATCGTCGACGACTACTACGACCAGTTCGTCGAGCAGGTCGCCGAGGGCCGCGACATGGACGAGGAGGCGGTCCGCGAGACGGAAGCGCGGGTGTTCCTCGGAACCGAGGCGCACGAGCGCGGCCTCGTCGACGGGCTGGGGGACCGCGAGGCCGTGCTCGACCGGATCGAGGAGTTGACCGGGCACGAGGCCGTCGTCGAGGAGTTCACGCCCGGGCGGGGGCTCATGAGACGACTCCGCGGCGGCGCCGCCGCGACGGCGTACGCCCTCGGCGCCGGCGTCGCCGACGCCGTCGCCGGAGACGGGAGCACGGGCGGGAACGGCGCGGGCGATATGCGCTTCCGACGGTAA
- a CDS encoding DUF373 family protein, whose product MTTLVLCVDRSNDVGRKAGVDTPVVGWEAVRSLVTDLGLADPEDAGVNSLLESLRVARDLSDEGEEVAVAVVSGAGDSAVRADRALARQLDDVLATNEFDSAVVVIDSAADERAVPMIESRLPVDAVDRVVVRQARDLESTYYLLKQFMADEELRETVLVPIGVGLLILPALLVYFSPAIAVAAVTTLLGATLLYYGMGMDEAVESAPEHAREALYSGQVSVVTYVAALGLSVVGVFLGVLSASPVEGAEFVAGLQFAYAAVPWLALAALTASFGRLLDELIRDEGVRTPYLNLPFGVLAVGLLFRGFSGYFLEQEAGKEPLVLLGYALTPTQRLAVFIVGGIALALVGVRVAASVSDETLDEVIDETGSGSTGDANIGGNRGDGGRG is encoded by the coding sequence GTGACGACGCTGGTCCTGTGCGTGGACCGTTCGAACGACGTGGGCCGGAAGGCCGGCGTCGACACCCCGGTCGTGGGGTGGGAGGCGGTCCGCTCGCTCGTGACGGATCTCGGCCTCGCGGACCCCGAGGACGCCGGCGTCAACTCGCTGCTCGAATCGCTCCGGGTCGCCCGCGACCTCTCCGACGAGGGCGAGGAGGTCGCCGTCGCGGTCGTCTCGGGCGCCGGCGACTCCGCCGTGCGGGCCGACCGCGCGCTCGCGCGCCAGCTCGACGACGTGCTCGCGACGAACGAGTTCGACTCCGCGGTCGTCGTCATCGACTCCGCCGCCGACGAGCGCGCCGTTCCGATGATCGAATCCCGGCTGCCCGTCGACGCGGTCGACCGCGTCGTCGTCCGACAGGCGCGCGACCTGGAGTCGACGTACTACCTCCTCAAGCAGTTCATGGCCGACGAGGAGCTTCGCGAGACGGTGCTGGTACCGATCGGCGTCGGGCTGCTCATCCTCCCGGCGCTGCTCGTGTACTTCTCGCCCGCGATCGCGGTGGCGGCCGTGACGACGCTGCTTGGCGCGACGCTGTTGTACTACGGGATGGGGATGGACGAGGCCGTCGAGTCGGCACCCGAGCACGCCCGGGAGGCGCTGTACTCCGGGCAGGTGTCGGTCGTGACGTACGTCGCCGCGCTCGGGCTGTCGGTCGTCGGGGTCTTCCTCGGCGTCCTCTCGGCGTCGCCCGTCGAGGGCGCGGAGTTCGTCGCCGGGCTCCAGTTCGCGTACGCCGCGGTGCCGTGGCTGGCGCTGGCGGCGCTGACGGCGTCGTTCGGCCGGCTGCTCGACGAGCTCATCCGCGACGAGGGCGTCCGGACGCCGTACCTGAACCTCCCGTTCGGCGTGCTCGCCGTCGGGTTGCTGTTTCGCGGCTTCTCCGGCTACTTCCTCGAACAGGAGGCCGGAAAGGAACCGCTCGTCCTCCTCGGGTACGCGCTGACGCCGACCCAGCGGCTCGCGGTGTTCATCGTCGGCGGCATCGCGCTCGCGCTCGTCGGCGTCCGCGTCGCCGCCAGCGTCTCCGACGAGACGCTCGACGAGGTCATCGACGAGACCGGATCCGGATCGACCGGCGACGCCAACATCGGCGGAAACCGCGGCGACGGCGGTCGTGGATGA
- a CDS encoding aldo/keto reductase, whose product MPRLGLGTWENTDPEACRNAVATALEMGYRHIDTAQIYGNEAEVGDGIARADVDREDVFLATKVWIDNLAPEDVRRTTEESLDRLGVDSVDLMYVHWPAREYEPEATLNAFNELYDDGLIDRIGISNFEPEQVADAVEISDAPVFANQFECHPLLRQAELREACAEHDVEVVAYSPLARGEVFDVPELTEIAEKHGASEAQVSLAWLREKGVTAIPKATSEAHIRDNWESLGVTLDDEDVAAIDGIDREDRRVDPGFAPWN is encoded by the coding sequence ATGCCGCGACTCGGCCTCGGCACCTGGGAGAACACCGATCCCGAGGCGTGTCGAAACGCGGTCGCGACCGCCCTGGAGATGGGATACCGTCACATCGACACCGCCCAGATCTACGGCAACGAGGCTGAGGTCGGCGACGGCATCGCCCGCGCTGACGTGGACCGGGAGGACGTGTTCCTCGCGACCAAGGTGTGGATCGACAACCTCGCGCCCGAGGACGTGCGCCGAACGACCGAGGAGAGCCTCGACCGCCTCGGCGTCGACAGCGTCGACCTCATGTACGTCCACTGGCCGGCGCGCGAGTACGAGCCGGAGGCGACGCTGAACGCGTTCAACGAGCTGTACGACGACGGCCTGATCGACCGCATCGGGATCTCCAACTTCGAGCCCGAACAGGTCGCCGATGCCGTCGAGATCAGCGACGCGCCGGTGTTCGCCAACCAGTTCGAGTGTCACCCGCTGCTCCGGCAGGCGGAGCTGCGCGAGGCGTGCGCCGAGCACGACGTCGAGGTCGTCGCGTACTCGCCGCTCGCGCGGGGGGAGGTGTTCGACGTGCCGGAGCTGACCGAGATCGCCGAGAAACACGGCGCCAGCGAGGCGCAGGTGAGCCTCGCGTGGCTGCGCGAGAAGGGCGTCACCGCCATCCCGAAGGCGACGAGCGAGGCGCACATCCGCGACAACTGGGAGTCGCTGGGCGTGACGCTCGACGACGAGGACGTGGCGGCCATCGACGGCATCGACCGCGAGGACCGCCGCGTCGACCCCGGGTTCGCGCCCTGGAACTGA
- a CDS encoding proteasome assembly chaperone family protein, translating into MDDIDIEVVSDPDLTDPVFIEGLPGVGHVGKLVAEHLVEEFDGELVRRVYTTDFPPQVTVDDDGVAELTHAEFHHVDADGQDLVVLTGDHQAASNEGHYTLTTAFLDIAEEFGCERAFALGGVPTGELIEDDEYDVLAARTGDTDREELEAAGVEFRENEPAGGIVGVSGLVLGLGTRRGLSAACLMGETSGYLVDPKSAQAVLEVLQNLLDIEVDFSDLEERAEEMEEVVGKIQEMQGSGGGGMPSEDELRYIG; encoded by the coding sequence ATGGACGACATCGACATCGAGGTCGTGAGCGATCCCGATCTCACCGACCCCGTCTTCATCGAGGGGCTGCCCGGCGTCGGCCACGTCGGCAAGCTCGTCGCCGAGCACCTCGTCGAGGAGTTCGACGGCGAGCTCGTCAGGCGCGTGTACACGACCGACTTCCCGCCGCAGGTGACCGTCGACGACGACGGCGTCGCCGAGCTGACGCACGCGGAGTTCCACCACGTCGACGCCGACGGCCAGGATCTCGTTGTTCTGACCGGCGACCACCAGGCCGCGAGCAACGAGGGCCACTACACCCTGACGACCGCGTTCCTCGACATCGCCGAGGAGTTCGGCTGCGAGCGCGCGTTCGCGCTCGGCGGGGTGCCCACGGGCGAGCTCATCGAGGACGACGAGTACGACGTGCTCGCCGCCCGCACCGGCGACACCGACCGCGAGGAGCTTGAGGCCGCGGGCGTCGAGTTCCGCGAGAACGAGCCCGCCGGCGGCATCGTCGGCGTCTCCGGGCTGGTGCTCGGGCTGGGCACCCGGCGCGGGCTCTCCGCGGCGTGTCTGATGGGCGAGACCTCGGGCTACCTCGTCGACCCCAAGAGCGCGCAGGCCGTGCTCGAAGTGCTGCAGAACCTGCTCGACATCGAGGTCGACTTCTCGGACCTGGAGGAGCGTGCCGAGGAGATGGAGGAGGTCGTCGGCAAGATCCAGGAGATGCAGGGCAGCGGCGGCGGCGGGATGCCCAGCGAGGACGAACTGCGCTACATCGGCTGA
- a CDS encoding translation initiation factor IF-2 subunit alpha: protein MKFTGWPEQGELVVGEIDEIADFGVFVDLDEYEDKRGLCHVSEVASGWIKNIRDHVNVGDRVVAKVLDVDKSSQQIDLSIKDVNDHQRSDKIQEWKNERKADNWMGIAFGEDVDDDTYTAVAEALYAEFGSMYDGFEAAAIHGEEALEDTDLTDDQIEAIVETARENVSVPYVNVTGYVDLSSPGHDGVDDVRAALEAAEGNGEVPDEIELDVSYVGSPEYRIKVRAPDYKTAETELEASAERAREAIEAKGGTGRFHRERETEDE from the coding sequence ATGAAATTCACCGGCTGGCCCGAGCAGGGCGAACTCGTCGTGGGCGAGATCGACGAGATCGCGGACTTCGGCGTGTTCGTCGACCTCGACGAGTACGAGGACAAGCGCGGACTGTGTCACGTCTCGGAGGTCGCCTCCGGGTGGATCAAGAACATCCGCGACCACGTGAACGTCGGCGACCGCGTCGTCGCGAAGGTGCTCGACGTCGACAAATCGAGCCAGCAGATCGACCTGTCGATCAAGGACGTCAACGACCACCAGCGCTCGGACAAGATCCAGGAGTGGAAGAACGAGCGGAAGGCCGATAACTGGATGGGCATCGCCTTCGGCGAGGACGTCGACGACGACACCTACACCGCCGTCGCGGAGGCGCTGTACGCCGAGTTCGGATCAATGTACGACGGCTTCGAGGCCGCCGCGATCCACGGCGAGGAGGCGCTGGAGGACACCGACCTCACCGACGACCAGATCGAGGCCATCGTCGAGACCGCCCGCGAGAACGTCTCCGTCCCGTACGTGAACGTCACGGGCTACGTCGACCTCTCGTCGCCGGGCCACGACGGCGTCGACGACGTGCGCGCCGCGCTGGAGGCCGCCGAGGGCAACGGCGAGGTCCCCGACGAGATCGAACTCGACGTGTCGTACGTCGGCTCCCCCGAGTACCGCATCAAGGTGCGCGCGCCCGACTACAAGACCGCCGAGACCGAGCTGGAGGCGTCCGCCGAGCGCGCCCGCGAGGCGATCGAGGCCAAGGGCGGCACCGGCCGCTTCCACCGCGAGCGCGAGACCGAGGACGAGTAA
- a CDS encoding 30S ribosomal protein S27e translates to MAGSFFRVTCPDCENEQVVFGKAASEVNCAVCGTTLARPTGGDAEFAGEVVETVEAR, encoded by the coding sequence ATGGCGGGGAGCTTCTTCCGCGTCACGTGCCCGGACTGTGAGAACGAGCAGGTCGTCTTCGGCAAGGCCGCGAGCGAGGTCAACTGCGCCGTCTGCGGGACGACGCTCGCGCGACCCACCGGCGGCGACGCCGAGTTCGCCGGCGAGGTCGTCGAGACCGTCGAAGCGCGGTAA
- a CDS encoding 50S ribosomal protein L44e: MEMPRRMNTYCPHCNAHHEHEVEKVRTGRQTGMKWTDRQQARGTSVIGNAGKFSKVPGGDKPTKKTHLKYRCGDCGKAHMREGWRAGRLTFQE, from the coding sequence ATGGAGATGCCACGCCGGATGAACACGTACTGTCCGCACTGCAACGCCCACCACGAACACGAGGTCGAGAAGGTCCGAACCGGCCGCCAGACCGGCATGAAGTGGACCGACCGCCAGCAGGCCCGCGGCACGTCCGTCATCGGGAACGCCGGCAAGTTCTCGAAGGTGCCCGGCGGCGACAAGCCCACGAAGAAGACACACCTCAAGTACCGCTGCGGCGACTGCGGCAAGGCCCACATGCGCGAGGGATGGCGCGCAGGTCGGCTCACCTTCCAGGAGTAA
- a CDS encoding geranylgeranyl reductase family protein, which yields MSAASDSYDIVVVGAGTAGAFAASTAASEGLDVVVLERKPEEEAGHIACGDAIKGKSTFPDVIDLDYLREESFTNQNIRRAVFENPKTGEELDVPFGQAGAVVDRKRYGEVILEETQRAGADIHYDTVVQDVVQSNDGKVTGVRAKRNGDPVTYEAELTVDAAGALSILQDKGEFGDASFDTNVSYSQFCSAYREVVEVPEPVDYEDAIVFKPTEELGYLWYFPRTGTEINAGLGFQMTEPPMKLVEVLKRDMSRRPEFEGATVKDKLGAALPTRRPYDSAVADGFVAVGDAAGHVNPTTGGGIPGAAKSAHWAVKRAIDAVVEGDATEERLWRYNHDVMTDFGKRFAAMDVYNIWGTAHEVDELTDIITALPGQQLVNAMTKGETSMSLRLKLKTVFDTYGHWDTLRELYKVRGIAGDLKDHYDRYPERPGGFEGWQEQRDSLMDDLYAVSGADPKY from the coding sequence ATGTCTGCGGCATCGGACTCGTACGATATCGTCGTCGTCGGCGCGGGCACGGCGGGAGCCTTCGCCGCCTCGACGGCCGCCAGCGAGGGGCTCGACGTCGTCGTCCTGGAGCGAAAGCCGGAGGAGGAGGCGGGCCACATCGCCTGCGGCGACGCGATCAAGGGGAAGTCGACGTTCCCCGACGTTATCGACCTCGACTACCTCCGGGAGGAGTCGTTCACCAACCAGAACATCCGCCGCGCGGTGTTCGAGAACCCCAAGACCGGCGAGGAGCTCGACGTGCCGTTCGGCCAGGCCGGGGCGGTGGTCGACCGCAAGCGCTACGGCGAGGTGATCCTCGAGGAGACCCAGCGCGCCGGCGCCGACATCCACTACGACACCGTCGTTCAGGACGTGGTGCAATCGAATGACGGGAAAGTGACGGGCGTGCGCGCCAAGCGGAACGGCGATCCCGTCACCTACGAGGCGGAGCTCACCGTCGACGCCGCCGGCGCGCTGTCTATCCTCCAGGACAAGGGCGAGTTCGGCGACGCGAGCTTCGACACGAACGTCTCGTACTCGCAGTTCTGTTCGGCCTACCGCGAGGTCGTCGAGGTGCCCGAACCGGTCGACTACGAGGACGCCATCGTGTTCAAGCCCACCGAGGAGCTCGGCTACCTCTGGTACTTCCCGCGCACGGGCACCGAGATCAACGCAGGCCTCGGCTTCCAGATGACCGAGCCCCCGATGAAGCTCGTGGAGGTGCTCAAACGCGACATGAGCCGCCGCCCCGAGTTCGAGGGCGCGACCGTGAAGGACAAGCTCGGCGCCGCGCTCCCCACCCGGCGCCCGTACGACTCGGCGGTCGCGGACGGCTTCGTCGCCGTCGGCGACGCCGCCGGCCACGTCAACCCCACCACCGGCGGCGGCATCCCCGGCGCCGCGAAGTCGGCCCACTGGGCGGTCAAGCGCGCGATCGACGCCGTCGTCGAGGGCGACGCGACCGAGGAGCGCCTCTGGCGGTACAACCACGACGTGATGACCGACTTCGGGAAGCGCTTCGCCGCGATGGACGTGTACAACATCTGGGGGACCGCCCACGAGGTGGACGAGCTCACCGACATCATCACCGCCCTGCCGGGCCAGCAGCTCGTCAATGCCATGACCAAGGGCGAGACCTCGATGAGCCTGCGACTGAAGCTGAAGACGGTGTTCGACACGTACGGGCACTGGGACACGCTGCGGGAGCTGTACAAGGTCCGCGGCATCGCCGGCGACCTGAAGGACCACTACGACCGCTACCCGGAGCGACCGGGCGGGTTCGAGGGTTGGCAGGAGCAGCGCGACTCGCTCATGGACGACCTGTACGCGGTTTCCGGCGCGGATCCGAAGTACTGA